In one window of Chryseobacterium sp. JV274 DNA:
- a CDS encoding ABC transporter permease — MNLSNLFRIAWKALLRNKLRAFLTMLGIIIGVASVIAMTAIGEGSKKSISDQLSSMGSNMITIRPSSNVNVSGGARIGASGLQTLRPQDADAISKGAPDVSYVSPAVQTNGQSINGPNNWPTQLQGVNEEYFSIRDWSIANGNSFTRKDVSSSNKVCLLGQTVYNNLFPNGEDPVGAVIRFNKVPMKVIGILAPKGSNAFGQDQDDVIIAPFNTVQRRFLGITYVQTIYAASSSENTSQQATDQVSEILRKQHKLPVDGSNDDFSVRTQAELISTMSSTSQLLTVLLSAIAGISLIVGGIGIMNIMYVSVTERTKEIGLRMSIGARGKDILYQFLIEAVLISITGGILGVLLGILSSELVTFFLSWPTFITESSIIVSFIVCAVTGVFFGYYPALKASKLDPIEALRYE; from the coding sequence TTTTTAACCATGCTCGGTATTATTATCGGTGTGGCTTCGGTAATTGCAATGACAGCCATTGGAGAAGGTTCAAAAAAAAGTATCAGTGATCAGCTTTCTTCTATGGGCTCCAATATGATTACCATACGTCCATCCAGTAATGTGAATGTTTCCGGAGGGGCCAGAATCGGGGCTTCTGGATTACAGACACTGAGACCGCAGGATGCAGACGCTATTTCAAAAGGAGCTCCTGATGTTTCTTATGTCTCCCCTGCTGTACAAACTAATGGACAGTCTATCAACGGGCCTAATAACTGGCCTACTCAATTACAAGGTGTGAATGAAGAATATTTCAGCATCAGAGACTGGAGCATTGCGAATGGCAACTCTTTCACCAGAAAAGATGTGTCATCTTCCAATAAGGTCTGTCTTTTAGGGCAAACGGTTTACAATAATTTATTTCCCAATGGTGAAGATCCCGTAGGAGCCGTTATCAGGTTCAATAAAGTTCCCATGAAAGTTATCGGAATCCTGGCTCCAAAAGGCTCCAATGCATTTGGGCAGGATCAGGATGATGTCATTATTGCACCATTCAACACTGTTCAGAGAAGATTTTTAGGAATCACCTATGTTCAGACCATTTATGCAGCTTCTTCCAGTGAAAATACTTCACAGCAGGCTACCGATCAGGTTTCAGAAATTTTGAGAAAGCAACATAAGCTTCCTGTCGACGGAAGCAATGACGATTTCAGTGTGAGAACTCAGGCTGAGCTTATCTCTACCATGAGTTCCACCAGCCAGCTTCTGACCGTTCTGTTATCTGCTATTGCCGGTATTTCGCTTATTGTAGGCGGAATCGGAATTATGAATATTATGTATGTATCCGTTACGGAACGAACCAAAGAAATCGGGCTGAGAATGTCTATTGGTGCCAGAGGAAAAGATATCTTGTACCAGTTTCTTATTGAAGCTGTGCTTATCAGTATTACCGGTGGAATTCTTGGAGTACTTTTAGGTATTCTGTCTTCAGAACTGGTTACTTTTTTCCTTTCGTGGCCTACTTTCATTACGGAATCTTCCATTATTGTTTCCTTTATCGTATGTGCCGTGACGGGAGTATTTTTCGGGTATTATCCCGCGCTGAAAGCTTCAAAACTTGATCCTATTGAGGCATTGAGATATGAATAG
- a CDS encoding DUF2461 domain-containing protein encodes MSASISSKTFDFLNKLNKNNNREWFNENKNLYTESQQNVVSFLDELIKEMSGFDEELAKIDSKKALFRIYRDTRFSKDKSPYKTNFGASLGMGKGNQKGGYYLHMEPGKSFLAGGIYMPESSVLKEVRKEISLYGDDFLKILNNKDFKKHFPELDQDDKLKKIPQGFEKEDPMGEYLKLKNFIVVYSLKDEEVLDKNAVKNMNKVFKLMKPFNDFLNTPFL; translated from the coding sequence ATGTCTGCAAGTATTTCTTCCAAAACATTTGATTTTTTAAACAAATTAAATAAAAACAATAACCGAGAATGGTTTAATGAAAATAAAAACCTGTATACTGAATCTCAGCAAAACGTTGTTTCATTTCTGGATGAACTGATTAAAGAGATGTCAGGTTTTGATGAAGAACTTGCTAAAATTGACAGTAAAAAAGCCTTGTTCAGAATTTACAGAGACACAAGATTTTCAAAAGACAAATCTCCTTATAAAACCAATTTCGGAGCATCTCTGGGAATGGGAAAAGGAAATCAGAAAGGAGGTTACTATCTTCATATGGAACCTGGAAAATCCTTTTTAGCCGGAGGTATCTATATGCCAGAATCTTCAGTTCTGAAAGAAGTACGTAAAGAAATATCGTTGTATGGTGATGATTTCCTTAAAATTCTCAATAATAAGGATTTTAAAAAGCACTTCCCGGAACTTGACCAGGACGACAAACTGAAAAAAATCCCGCAAGGTTTCGAGAAAGAGGATCCTATGGGAGAATATCTGAAACTTAAAAATTTCATTGTAGTATACTCTTTAAAAGATGAGGAAGTACTGGATAAAAATGCTGTGAAAAACATGAATAAAGTTTTCAAACTGATGAAACCATTCAATGATTTCCTGAACACTCCTTTTCTTTAA